One Chryseobacterium tructae genomic window, GAAGCTCCTGCAAGATTCAATGAAATTGTAGAATGGGGCGCCCAGTTTGATATGAAAAACGGGAAATTCGCTCTGGGAAGAGAAGGAGGTCATACCGAAAACAGAATCGTCCACCATAAAGATATCACAGGTTTTGAAATCGAAAGAGCATTATTGGAAACAGCCAAAAACAGTCCCAATATTGAAATTCTGGATCACCACTATGTAATTGATATCATTACCCAGCACCATGTTCCGGGAAAAGAACTTAATGAAGGAGACATTCATTGCTATGGTGCCTATATTCTGGATGAGAAATCCAAAACTATCAAGAAAATCACTTCCAAAATCACATTGGTAGCCACAGGAGGTGCCGGACATGTTTATAAAAATACAACCAACCCCACTATTGCCACAGGCGACGGAATCGCTTTTGTAGCCCGCGCCAAAGGAATGGTTTCCAATATGCAGTATTATCAGTTCCACCCGACAGCTTTGTACAGCAAAATGGATGGAATGTTGTTTTTAATTTCAGAAGCTGTTCGTGGAGACGGAGCTAAATTAAGAACCAAAAGAGGCGAAAAATTCATGCATAAATATGATGAACGTGAAGAACTTGCATCAAGGGATATTGTTGCAAGAGCTATTGACGCCGAAATGAAAATTACCGGAGACGAATTTGTCGGTTTAGATTGCAAGGAAATGAATCATGAAAAATTTTTAGAACATTTTCCGAATATTTATAAGAAGTGTAAAGACGAAGGCATTGATCCGTTCACCCAATTAATTCCCGTTGTACCAGCCTGTCATTATCTTATGGGAGGCATTGAAGTAGACAGAGACGGGCAATCTTCCATCAGAAATCTTTTTGCCGTAGGAGAATGTACCAATTCCGGATTACATGGCGCCAACAGACTCGCATCCAACTCCTTACTGGAAGGATTGGTTTTCGGACATAATGCTGCCATGAAGACGGTATCTCTTCTTAATGAAAATCTATTCAACTTCGATGATTTGAAAGCTGTTCCGGAATGGAACGAAGAAGGAATGAAGATCATGGATGAAATGGTCATCGTTAGCTACCTGAGAAAGCAGCTTCAAGAAATGATGAGCGACCTGGTAGGAATTGTAAGAAGCAACAGACGTCTGAATATGGCTTTACAAAAGCATCAGGAGATTGCAGCAGCCGTTGATGAGATCTACCACTACTCTATTCTTTCTCCACAGTTATCAGAATTAAGAAACCTGACCACCGTTGCTCACCTCATCATCATCCAATCTATGGAAATGACAGAAAACAAAGGAGCATTTTACAATAAAGATTTAGCCTAAAAGCATACCATCATGAAAAGACCAGCCTACGTTACAGATAAAGCATTAAAAACATTTATAAAAACAGCCCTTGAAGAAGATATCCAGGACGGAGACCACTCTACTCTTTCCACAATTCCTGAAG contains:
- the nadB gene encoding L-aspartate oxidase; the protein is MIKADVLVIGSGISGLSYAIKVSEQLPDAKIIIVTKSDEDESNTKYAQGGLAVVTDFQNDNFEKHIEDTMRAGDGENKRDVVEMVVKEAPARFNEIVEWGAQFDMKNGKFALGREGGHTENRIVHHKDITGFEIERALLETAKNSPNIEILDHHYVIDIITQHHVPGKELNEGDIHCYGAYILDEKSKTIKKITSKITLVATGGAGHVYKNTTNPTIATGDGIAFVARAKGMVSNMQYYQFHPTALYSKMDGMLFLISEAVRGDGAKLRTKRGEKFMHKYDEREELASRDIVARAIDAEMKITGDEFVGLDCKEMNHEKFLEHFPNIYKKCKDEGIDPFTQLIPVVPACHYLMGGIEVDRDGQSSIRNLFAVGECTNSGLHGANRLASNSLLEGLVFGHNAAMKTVSLLNENLFNFDDLKAVPEWNEEGMKIMDEMVIVSYLRKQLQEMMSDLVGIVRSNRRLNMALQKHQEIAAAVDEIYHYSILSPQLSELRNLTTVAHLIIIQSMEMTENKGAFYNKDLA